In Aedes albopictus strain Foshan chromosome 3, AalbF5, whole genome shotgun sequence, the following are encoded in one genomic region:
- the LOC134289813 gene encoding uncharacterized protein LOC134289813, protein MGDGDTMDIRRSEQAQLQHSASMAGQDQHQRQVDQWQHSPVLRSVYQNQNAPFPSVPVEIRPQHQHQFIDQPSHQTPAGVNECPIDSLPYDGQSAVQAPPPPSSSGRFPLDREQYLEEQFRQMREASDKYFNSMNRLMELQYQAYVERMKTFNQQTQLMFSLCWAARAPQPTYKSFPISTKQQETQHQAPFPNDAYSTAAVINEEQPRQPRVDQLIVSEPALRCDDQQQQSQEIKKPIVVPAAPDGSSEVGLEHAQQNEQAAGVFKSCIVGSLRKVEIVSDKHPPIGAIESDRKFVQYFLDRHGHRMDLARGRASVFSDVFEWMINQGGVRVKLRVCTTVLIANMITGHAFTTVHHHRSSCARRPL, encoded by the coding sequence ATGGGCGACGGCGACACAATGGACATCAGGCGGAGTGAGCAAGCACAGCTCCAGCATTCGGCTTCAATGGCTGGACAGGATCAGCACCAGCGTCAGGTGGATCAGTGGCAACACTCGCCGGTTCTGAGGTCAGTATACCAGAACCAAAATGCTCCATTCCCATCAGTGCCCGTGGAAATCCGTCCTCAGCATCAGCACCAGTTTATCGATCAACCCTCGCATCAAACCCCAGCTGGAGTCAATGAATGCCCCATTGACTCGCTACCATATGATGGGCAGTCAGCGGTACAAGCACCACCGCCGCCATCATCGTCAGGCCGGTTTCCACTCGATCGAGAGCAGTACCTCGAAGAGCAGTTTCGGCAGATGCGAGAAGCTAGCGACAAATACTTTAATAGTATGAATCGGCTGATGGAGCTCCAATATCAAGCTTATGTGGAGCGGATGAAAACATTCAACCAACAGACGCAGTTGATGTTTTCGCTATGTTGGGCTGCTCGAGCGCCACAGCCAACATACAAGTCTTTCCCGATCAGCACAAAACAGCAGGAAACACAACACCAAGCACCGTTTCCAAATGATGCCTACTCTACGGCGGCGGTAATAAATGAAGAGCAACCGCGGCAGCCACGAGTGGATCAGCTGATTGTTTCCGAGCCGGCGCTTCGTTGTGATGATCAACAGCAGCAGAGCCAAGAAATAAAAAAGCCTATTGTCGTACCTGCAGCACCCGACGGCAGTAGTGAAGTAGGTTTGGAACACGCTCAGCAGAACGAGCAAGCAGCAGGGGTGTTCAAGTCGTGCATTGTCGGTTCACTTCGGAAAGTAGAAATTGTTTCCGATAAGCACCCACCGATCGGCGCGATCGAGTCGGATCGAAAGTTCGTCCAATACTTTCTGGATCGACATGGGCATCGGATGGATTTGGCACGTGGACGTGCCTCAGTGTTCAGCGACGTCTTCGAGTGGATGATAAACCAAGGTGGAGTGAGAGTCAAACTGCGTGTGTGCACCACAGTCCTCATCGCTAACATGATCACCGGCCACGCTTTCACCACTGTCCACCATCATCGCTCTTCCTGCGCCAGAAGACCGCTGTAA
- the LOC115268173 gene encoding uncharacterized protein LOC115268173: MANPNAAANGEQAVAPPLTMQQFIELGKLPDFLRDLQSFDGRPTELINWLADVQGVIDMYRENGATDAQLELIGRSLLHSLILFFRVFIFLSIVISSRVDISRIDHLPVVIFHSGSARIQLSSYYYIHHFNITSLGNHVANLRVQFEQLKYNQFTELILQKFDEIHRTLKNMSPSRRQKRWNSLGTGWKFIAGSPDANDLKIINSSINQLIFNNNEQIRINRALNLQMKELVFKTKDAIDLSNSKSSEIYSINIFLNLKYLAEKLAHIVDSITLAKLGILNEKILSQNEIDVLYQDLSKQNITLHNVLEALSFADTTIATNTKELALLIKTPILDKRIFNKIHVYPITSNHKQIHLAKRNYLNHHTGNYIVNSLESFIYKVHETEFDDSRCVPNLLSEQQASCNYTMNPSDEEVIPINDGNIILNTNQNVSFSSNCGIRNRALTGTFLISFHDCEVTINNISYSNTIQNMAESPIQLPLDGISIQKQFTIANLSLEHLHSLHLEMRKEMDYIRLNNTSFSIKWPSWPVFGGIVSFPCMIIGIADFFKVFSHRSATVKIQASNAIATQEPVVDIQPRIRPLTLMEVIRTEPHLSGRDELATVENHWIGSHALVVLRARR; encoded by the exons ATGGCTAATCCAAATGCTGCTGCGAATGGTGAACAGGCCGTCGCGCCTCCGCTTACTATGCAACAGTTTATCGAATTAGGAAAGTTACCAGATTTTTTGCGTGACCTACAATCGTTTGACGGTCGACCGACAGAATTAATAAATTGGTTAGCCGACGTCCAAGGTGTCATAGATATGTATCGCGAGAATGGTGCTACCGATGCACAGCTCGAGCTTATCGGACGATCT CTTCTCCATTCCCTCATTTTATTTTTCAGAGTTTTCATATTCCTAAGCATTGTTATAAGTAGTAGAGTAGATATTAGCCGAATCGATCACTTGCCAGTTGTAATATTTCACTCCGGTTCAGCAAGGATACAGTTATCATCCTATTATTACATTCACCATTTTAACATTACCTCTTTAGGAAATCATGTAGCAAATCTCAGAGTCCAATTTGAACAATTAAAATACAACCAGTTTACAGAactaattctccaaaaattcgatGAGATTCATCGAACACTCAAAAATATGTCTCCTTCAAGAAGACAGAAACGTTGGAACAGCCTAGGTACGGGATGGAAATTTATTGCCGGTAGCCCGGACGCGAATGATTTAAAGATCATAAATTCTTCGATAAACCAACTTATCTTTAATAATAATGAACAGATTAGAATAAACAGAGCACTTAATCTGCAAATGAAGGAATTAGTTTTCAAAACAAAGGATGCCATAGATCTCTCAAATTCCAAATCTTCGGAAATCTATTCGATTAACATTTTCCTTAACTTAAAGTATCTAGCAGAAAAATTAGCACACATTGTCGATAGTATAACTCTTGCCAAATTAGGAATTTTAAACGAAAAAATACTTAGTCAAAATGAAATAGATGTTTTGTATCAAGATTTATCAAAACAAAATATTACACTTCATAACGTCTTGGAAGCACTGAGTTTTGCAGATACAACGATCGCAACCAACACCAAGGAATTGGCCCTTCTAATAAAAACACCCATCTTAGACAAGAGGATTTTCAACAAGATTCACGTCTACCCTATAACATCTAATCATAAACAAATACACTTGGCAAAAAGGAATTATTTGAATCATCATAc gggtaactaCATCGTAAATTCATTGGAATCGTTCATATACAAAGTCCATGAGACGGAATTCGATGACTCCAGATGTGTTCCAAATCTTCTCTCTGAACAACAAGCTAGTTGCAACTACACCATGAACCCATCTGATGAGGAAGTTATCCCTATAAACGACGGAAACATTATCCTGAATACAAACCAAAACGTTTCTTTTTCATCGAATTGTGGAATCAGAAATCGTGCTTTAACGGGAACATTTCTTATATCATTTCACGACTGCGAAGTAACGATCAACAACATCAGCTATTCAAACACAATTCAGAATATGGCTGAAAGCCCAATTCAGCTGCCTTTGGACGGAATATCAATACAGAAACAGTTTACAATAGCAAACCTAAGTTTGGAGCATTTGCACAGcct acaTCTGGAGATGAGAAAGGAGATGGATTATATTCGATTGAACAACACTAGCTTCAGTATCAAGTGGCCCTCTTGGCCCGTTTTCGGGGGAATCGTTTCGTTTCCCTGCATGATAATCGGCAttgcagatttttttaaagttttctccCACAGATCAGCCACTGTAAAGATACAAGCATCTAATGCCATAGCCACACAGGAACCAGTGGTAGACATTCAACCCAGGATCAGACCTTTGACTCTAATGGAAGTGATTCGAACGGAACCTCATCTCTCAGGAAGGGACGAGTTAGCaactgttgagaaccactggattggctctcatgctctcgtcgttctgcgtgctcgccgatag